Proteins encoded by one window of Vigna radiata var. radiata cultivar VC1973A chromosome 5, Vradiata_ver6, whole genome shotgun sequence:
- the LOC106760675 gene encoding transcription factor MYB4-like, whose translation MVKKTNSEKNGLRKGTWTPEEDKKLIAYVTRYGHWNWNLLPKFAGLERCGKSCRLRWLNYLRPNIKRGNYTKEEDDTIIKLLQSLGNRWSAIAAQLPGRTDNEIKNYWHTNLKKRYQLLKPQVSHSKDQSPHEQGPNPNNNIAPTSQFIDSCTTATSTSTSSSQLSVTTATKENFLETISGDDDFSFVDAYQLEPVNESFFLEPYMVDISCLPSDILVPEPDYFSPVSDIELWNHSNIYYA comes from the exons ATGGTGAAAAAGACTAACTCTGAAAAAAATGGCCTTAGGAAAGGAACATGGACCCCAGAGgaagataaaaaattgattGCTTATGTTACGAGATACGGTCACTGGAATTGGAACCTACTCCCCAAGTTTGCAG GTCTTGAGAGGTGTGGAAAAAGTTGCAGGCTAAGGTGGCTGAATTACTTGAGGCCAAATATCAAAAGAGGAAACTAcactaaagaagaagatgatacCATTATCAAACTTCTCCAAAGTCTCGGTAACAG ATGGTCTGCCATTGCTGCTCAGCTGCCAGGAAGAACAGACaatgaaattaagaattattGGCACACCAATCTGAAAAAACGATATCAACTTCTGAAACCTCAAGTTTCCCACTCAAAGGATCAATCACCACATGAACAAGGACCAAACCCTAACAATAATATCGCACCAACTTCTCAATTCATCGATTCATGCACAACagcaacatcaacatcaacatcctCGTCCCAACTCTCTGTAACTACTGCTACCAAAGAAAATTTTCTTGAAACCATTTCTGGGgatgatgatttttcttttgtggaTGCATACCAACTAGAGCCTGTGAATGAAAGCTTCTTCTTGGAACCATATATGGTTGACATATCGTGCCTTCCTTCTGATATTTTGGTGCCTGAACCCGATTACTTCAGTCCTGTTTCTGACATAGAACTTTGGAATCACAGTAATATATACTATGCGTGA
- the LOC106760846 gene encoding epidermis-specific secreted glycoprotein EP1-like has translation MASVPQSKTSLVIIFFFSSFTIIHAIVPQNETFKFENSGEFGPYITEYDASYRMLSLFSSPFQLAFYNTTPNAFTLALRMGLRRSEQLFRWVWEANRGNPVGENATFSLGTDGNLVLAEADGRIAWQTNTANKGVMAFKLLPNGNMVLLDAQGRFVWQSFDHPTDTLLIDQYLRAKGPSKLVSRLSERDNLNGPYSLILEPKRLALYYKSKNSPRPVLYWYRLFTQQGSVENITLTSYPDTFEIEFTYALSSSTSDYRTMAEPLNNIPVGVMGMPVNNSTLTYLRLGIDGNIRLHTYFVHVRSGVWEVTYTLFDRDSHDESECQRPEKCGNLGLCQNDQCVGCPLENGVFGWSKNCSGKAVTSCKGSDFHYYKVEGVRHYMSKYSEGDKVSESSCGKKCTKDCKCVGYFYHRENARCWIAYDLQTLTRVANTKQVGYIKVPN, from the coding sequence ATGGCTTCTGTGCCTCAATCCAAAACTTCCCTTgttatcatcttcttcttctcgtcCTTCACCATCATTCACGCCATTGTTCCTCAAAATGAGACCTTCAAATTCGAAAACTCAGGTGAGTTTGGACCCTACATTACCGAGTACGATGCTAGTTACCGAATGCTAAGCCTTTTCAGTTCTCCTTTCCAACTAGCATTCTACAACACCACCCCAAATGCCTTCACTCTAGCCCTGCGCATGGGCCTTAGACGCTCAGAGCAACTTTTTCGCTGGGTGTGGGAGGCCAACAGAGGCAACCCAGTTGGAGAGAACGCCACTTTTTCACTTGGAACTGATGGAAACCTGGTGTTGGCCGAAGCTGATGGTAGAATTGCTTGGCAAACCAACACTGCCAACAAGGGTGTTATGGCCTTCAAGTTACTTCCAAACGGTAACATGGTCCTCCTTGACGCACAAGGAAGGTTTGTCTGGCAAAGTTTCGACCACCCCACTGATACCCTTTTGATTGATCAGTATCTTAGAGCAAAAGGGCCATCCAAGTTGGTGAGTAGGCTTTCAGAGAGGGACAATCTAAACGGTCCTTATAGTTTGATTTTGGAACCTAAAAGGTTGGCCTTGTACTACAAGAGCAAGAATTCTCCTAGACCTGTTCTTTATTGGTACAGGCTCTTCACTCAACAAGGTTCAGTAGAAAATATCACTCTCACATCTTATCCAGACACCTTTGAAATTGAATTCACCTATGCACTCAGTTCTTCCACCAGTGACTACAGAACCATGGCAGAACCATTGAACAACATTCCCGTTGGAGTGATGGGAATGCCAGTGAACAACAGCACCTTGACATACCTTAGGCTTGGAATTGATGGCAACATTAGGCTGCACACTTACTTCGTCCATGTGCGTTCTGGTGTTTGGGAAGTGACCTACACTCTCTTTGACAGAGATTCTCACGATGAGAGTGAGTGCCAAAGGCCTGAGAAGTGCGGGAATCTTGGACTTTGTCAGAACGATCAATGTGTGGGTTGTCCATTAGAAAATGGAGTGTTTGGATGGAGCAAGAACTGCAGTGGCAAGGCTGTGACATCATGCAAGGGAAGTGATTTTCACTACTACAAAGTTGAAGGAGTTAGACATTACATGAGCAAATACAGTGAAGGAGATAAAGTGAGTGAAAGTAGTTGTGGAAAGAAATGCACTAAGGATTGCAAGTGTGTTGGGTATTTCTACCACAGGGAGAACGCTAGGTGTTGGATAGCTTATGATCTACAAACCCTTACAAGAGTCGCCAATACCAAACAAGTCGGATATATTAAGGTGCCTAATTAG